The proteins below come from a single Chryseobacterium nepalense genomic window:
- a CDS encoding AglZ/HisF2 family acetamidino modification protein yields the protein MLRPRIIPSLLIQDNGLVKTVNFKNPKYVGDPINAVRIFNEKEVDELAIFDIDATVKGLEPNYSLIERIANQSRMPLCYGGGVKTVEQAQRIFGLGIEKIALSSAVLQNPRLITEIAERVGSQSVIVVLDVKKKLFGGYEVYTHNGKKSTGINPFKFVEEAQKLGAGEIIINSIDQDGVMKGFDISLIDKIREKISLPLTVLGGAGSLNDIKQVIDKHGIIGVAAGSLFVFKGVYKAVLINYPSFEEKEGLRQK from the coding sequence ATGTTAAGACCCAGAATTATACCCAGTCTTCTGATACAGGATAACGGACTTGTAAAGACCGTAAACTTCAAAAATCCGAAATATGTGGGTGATCCTATCAATGCGGTAAGAATATTTAATGAAAAAGAAGTAGACGAACTCGCTATTTTCGATATAGATGCTACCGTTAAAGGATTAGAGCCTAATTATAGCCTTATTGAAAGAATTGCCAATCAGTCCAGAATGCCACTCTGCTACGGAGGAGGCGTGAAAACTGTTGAACAGGCTCAAAGAATCTTTGGTCTTGGAATTGAAAAAATAGCACTTTCATCAGCGGTTCTTCAAAATCCCCGTCTCATTACTGAAATTGCAGAGAGAGTAGGTTCTCAAAGTGTAATTGTAGTACTTGATGTTAAGAAAAAGCTCTTTGGAGGATATGAGGTTTATACTCACAACGGAAAAAAATCCACGGGAATCAATCCGTTTAAATTTGTGGAAGAAGCCCAGAAACTGGGTGCCGGCGAAATAATCATCAATTCCATAGATCAGGATGGTGTGATGAAAGGCTTCGATATTTCATTAATCGATAAAATAAGAGAAAAAATATCACTTCCCCTTACCGTTTTAGGAGGGGCAGGTTCTTTAAATGATATTAAACAGGTAATAGACAAGCACGGAATTATTGGAGTTGCAGCAGGTAGTTTGTTTGTATTTAAAGGTGTTTACAAAGCCGTTTTGATAAACTACCCTTCTTTCGAGGAAAAAGAAGGTCTAAGACAAAAGTAA